A stretch of Xenopus laevis strain J_2021 chromosome 8S, Xenopus_laevis_v10.1, whole genome shotgun sequence DNA encodes these proteins:
- the znf238.2.S gene encoding zinc finger and BTB domain-containing protein 18.2-like isoform X1 yields the protein MKPQDSHKLWALKQPAAPGDPSAACYEGRMEFPDHSRQLLQCLSQQRHQGFLCDCTVLVGEAQFRAHRAVLASCSMYFHLFYRDQPDKRDIVHLNSDIVTAPAFSLLLQFMYEGKLEFSNLPVEDVLAAASYLHMYDIVKVCKGKLKEKELNSGEKIADDGSDLEKDNALVGSEEHSLDAASQQKISTLDNVKQIWKEKVSGLSGLSSDLIGVNSVPAEAVMCKTAAGKTKANGSSPSSPLSHRSANHTQPPSDRDGALDLSFKPVPGRDSFHPSYVFGQLLSDSQQQGSLPLVKDEQDLLSEQEDSEAKSPKSQRVGNSAKSLVTGLGHVFTGNGNSHARVDDLYQDREESEDEMDSSDLSTSGGLVSPGQICICPLCSKVFPSPHILQLHLSSHFRDRDNSRIKMSPDGSVPTCTTCGKTFSCMYTLKRHERTHSGEKPFTCGQCGKSFQYSHNLSRHAVVHTREKPHACKWCERRFTQSGDLYRHIRKFHCGLVKPLVV from the exons ATGAAGCCGCAGGATTCTCACAAACTCTGGGCACTGAAACAACCGGCAGCTCCCGGCGACCCCAGCGCAGCCT GTTATGAAGGAAGAATGGAGTTTCCAGACCATAGCCGCCAGTTGCTGCAGTGTCTGAGTCAGCAGCGTCACCAGGGTTTCCTGTGTGACTGTACGGTTTTAGTTGGAGAAGCACAATTCCGAGCCCACAGAGCAGTCCTGGCTTCGTGCAGCATGTACTTCCATCTTTTCTACAGGGACCAGCCAGACAAAAGGGATATTGTGCATCTCAACAGTGACATTGTCACAGCCCCGGCATTCAGCCTTCTGCTTCAATTCATGTATGAAGGCAAGCTAGAGTTCAGCAATCTCCCAGTAGAAGACGTGTTGGCTGCAGCAAGCTACCTTCACATGTATGACATTGTCAAAGTCTGCAAGggcaagttaaaagaaaaagaacttAATTCAGGGGAAAAGATTGCAGATGACGGCTCTGACTTGGAAAAGGACAACGCGCTGGTAGGCTCTGAGGAACACAGCTTAGATGCAGCAAGTCAACAAAAAATCTCCACCCTGGACAACGTAAAACAAATTTGGAAGGAGAAGGTCAGTGGACTCTCTGGTTTATCCTCTGACCTGATAGGTGTTAATTCAGTTCCAGCAGAGGCTGTTATGTGTAAAACAGCAGCTGGAAAAACAAAAGCCAATGGCAGTAGTCCTTCAAGCCCTTTGTCCCACAGATCTGCTAACCACACACAGCCTCCAAGTGATAGAGATGGCGCTCTGGATTTATCTTTCAAGCCTGTGCCTGGGAGAGATTCCTTCCACCCCTCCTATGTCTTTGGACAGCTGCTTTCCGACAGCCAGCAGCAGGGCTCTTTGCCGCTTGTTAAAGATGAACAAGACTTGCTGTCAGAACAGGAGGACAGTGAAGCAAAGAGTCCAAAAAGTCAACGCGTCGGGAATTCAGCCAAAAGTCTAGTGACAGGGTTAGGACACGTGTTCACAGGAAATGGCAATTCTCACGCTAGGGTAGATGACTTGTATCAAGATCGAGAGGAGAGTGAGGATGAAATGGACTCCTCTGATCTTTCTACGTCAGGCGGGCTGGTGTCTCCTGGACAAATCTGCATCTGTCCCCTTTGTAGTAAGGTATTTCCCAGTCCACACATTCTGCAGCTGCACCTGAGCTCACACTTCAGGGACAGGGACAATTCACGGATCAAGATGTCCCCTGATGGCTCCGTGCCCACGTGCACTACATGTGGCAAAACCTTTTCATGTATGTACACCTTAAAAAGACACGAGCGCACTCACTCGGGTGAAAAACCTTTCACCTGTGGACAGTGTGGGAAGAGTTTTCAGTATTCCCATAACTTAAGCCGACATGCTGTGGTTCACACCAGGGAGAAGCCACATGCGTGCAAGTGGTGCGAGAGACGTTTCACTCAGTCAGGGGATTTATACAGACACATTCGTAAGTTTCACTGTGGCCTGGTAAAGCCATTGGTTgtgtaa
- the znf238.2.S gene encoding zinc finger and BTB domain-containing protein 18.2-like isoform X2, with amino-acid sequence MEFPDHSRQLLQCLSQQRHQGFLCDCTVLVGEAQFRAHRAVLASCSMYFHLFYRDQPDKRDIVHLNSDIVTAPAFSLLLQFMYEGKLEFSNLPVEDVLAAASYLHMYDIVKVCKGKLKEKELNSGEKIADDGSDLEKDNALVGSEEHSLDAASQQKISTLDNVKQIWKEKVSGLSGLSSDLIGVNSVPAEAVMCKTAAGKTKANGSSPSSPLSHRSANHTQPPSDRDGALDLSFKPVPGRDSFHPSYVFGQLLSDSQQQGSLPLVKDEQDLLSEQEDSEAKSPKSQRVGNSAKSLVTGLGHVFTGNGNSHARVDDLYQDREESEDEMDSSDLSTSGGLVSPGQICICPLCSKVFPSPHILQLHLSSHFRDRDNSRIKMSPDGSVPTCTTCGKTFSCMYTLKRHERTHSGEKPFTCGQCGKSFQYSHNLSRHAVVHTREKPHACKWCERRFTQSGDLYRHIRKFHCGLVKPLVV; translated from the coding sequence ATGGAGTTTCCAGACCATAGCCGCCAGTTGCTGCAGTGTCTGAGTCAGCAGCGTCACCAGGGTTTCCTGTGTGACTGTACGGTTTTAGTTGGAGAAGCACAATTCCGAGCCCACAGAGCAGTCCTGGCTTCGTGCAGCATGTACTTCCATCTTTTCTACAGGGACCAGCCAGACAAAAGGGATATTGTGCATCTCAACAGTGACATTGTCACAGCCCCGGCATTCAGCCTTCTGCTTCAATTCATGTATGAAGGCAAGCTAGAGTTCAGCAATCTCCCAGTAGAAGACGTGTTGGCTGCAGCAAGCTACCTTCACATGTATGACATTGTCAAAGTCTGCAAGggcaagttaaaagaaaaagaacttAATTCAGGGGAAAAGATTGCAGATGACGGCTCTGACTTGGAAAAGGACAACGCGCTGGTAGGCTCTGAGGAACACAGCTTAGATGCAGCAAGTCAACAAAAAATCTCCACCCTGGACAACGTAAAACAAATTTGGAAGGAGAAGGTCAGTGGACTCTCTGGTTTATCCTCTGACCTGATAGGTGTTAATTCAGTTCCAGCAGAGGCTGTTATGTGTAAAACAGCAGCTGGAAAAACAAAAGCCAATGGCAGTAGTCCTTCAAGCCCTTTGTCCCACAGATCTGCTAACCACACACAGCCTCCAAGTGATAGAGATGGCGCTCTGGATTTATCTTTCAAGCCTGTGCCTGGGAGAGATTCCTTCCACCCCTCCTATGTCTTTGGACAGCTGCTTTCCGACAGCCAGCAGCAGGGCTCTTTGCCGCTTGTTAAAGATGAACAAGACTTGCTGTCAGAACAGGAGGACAGTGAAGCAAAGAGTCCAAAAAGTCAACGCGTCGGGAATTCAGCCAAAAGTCTAGTGACAGGGTTAGGACACGTGTTCACAGGAAATGGCAATTCTCACGCTAGGGTAGATGACTTGTATCAAGATCGAGAGGAGAGTGAGGATGAAATGGACTCCTCTGATCTTTCTACGTCAGGCGGGCTGGTGTCTCCTGGACAAATCTGCATCTGTCCCCTTTGTAGTAAGGTATTTCCCAGTCCACACATTCTGCAGCTGCACCTGAGCTCACACTTCAGGGACAGGGACAATTCACGGATCAAGATGTCCCCTGATGGCTCCGTGCCCACGTGCACTACATGTGGCAAAACCTTTTCATGTATGTACACCTTAAAAAGACACGAGCGCACTCACTCGGGTGAAAAACCTTTCACCTGTGGACAGTGTGGGAAGAGTTTTCAGTATTCCCATAACTTAAGCCGACATGCTGTGGTTCACACCAGGGAGAAGCCACATGCGTGCAAGTGGTGCGAGAGACGTTTCACTCAGTCAGGGGATTTATACAGACACATTCGTAAGTTTCACTGTGGCCTGGTAAAGCCATTGGTTgtgtaa